A single genomic interval of Arthrobacter globiformis harbors:
- a CDS encoding FAD-dependent oxidoreductase: MKTMHDVVVVGAGPAGLALAYDLRDLDTDVQVLEADDDIGGRTRSVQLAGAAVNTGAMFIYRGTRAEVLAKELGQETAPFHPATYGVHIDGVTSVARSTAEVVEKLPLDPESKAALVDFMEGLEREYRDNVQDGTITDKAAGLANETVAARLEGPPCARPEHY; the protein is encoded by the coding sequence ATGAAGACAATGCACGACGTCGTGGTGGTCGGGGCCGGGCCAGCGGGCCTGGCCCTCGCGTACGACCTCCGTGACCTGGACACTGACGTCCAGGTGCTGGAGGCCGACGACGACATCGGCGGACGGACGCGCAGCGTCCAACTCGCCGGCGCCGCCGTCAATACGGGCGCAATGTTCATCTACCGCGGCACGCGGGCCGAAGTGCTCGCCAAGGAACTCGGCCAGGAGACCGCACCGTTCCACCCGGCCACCTACGGCGTGCATATCGACGGCGTTACGTCTGTTGCGCGGTCTACGGCGGAAGTCGTCGAGAAACTCCCGTTGGATCCCGAATCCAAGGCGGCTTTGGTCGATTTCATGGAGGGACTGGAGCGCGAGTACAGGGACAACGTGCAGGATGGAACCATTACCGACAAGGCTGCGGGGCTGGCCAACGAAACAGTCGCGGCCAGGCTCGAAGGACCTCCCTGCGCCCGCCCGGAGCATTATTGA
- the pruA gene encoding L-glutamate gamma-semialdehyde dehydrogenase: MTTQSVSVTGNFKVPAPYNEPSREFRPGSPEAASVKKVIAEVTSSVLELPHVINGVRSMTGELRDVTAPHRHAQVLGRIPTADEAVVQSAIDAALAAQHDWSRTPWWERAAIFLRAGNLAAGKYRDELVATTILGQSKTFHQAEIDAASEVADFFRYNAHLAQQIFADQPASLQGEGNRLDQRGLEGFVLAITPFNFTAIGSNLPTTPALMGNTVVWKCSEKAALSNDVLMRMFEEAGLPPGVINLVHGSGRAISDQAMSHPEFAGLNFTGSTDVFRSLWKKAGDNIENYRSFPRLVGETGGKNAVVAHPSADADALRAALIRSSFEYGGQKCSAASRTYIPRSIWNQIKDELVETVKSLRVGDPAEHQTFLGAVIDETSLRKLETAIEKAKALPSHTLLAGGSVHAEEGWFVEPTIFETTDPHAFTMSEEFFGPLLTVYVYEDAEWESVLDLVDQTSNYALTLSIFANDRRAISLALDKLRNASGMTYINDKPTGALMGQVSFGGGRASGTNDKTGSRLALQRWLSGRFIHENFSPSSEWRQPYLAD; this comes from the coding sequence ATGACCACCCAATCAGTCAGCGTTACTGGGAACTTCAAGGTACCTGCGCCCTACAACGAGCCGTCACGCGAATTCCGCCCCGGCTCCCCCGAAGCAGCCTCCGTCAAGAAGGTCATCGCTGAGGTTACGTCCAGCGTCCTCGAGTTGCCGCACGTTATCAACGGAGTACGCTCCATGACCGGCGAGCTGCGCGACGTCACAGCTCCCCACCGCCACGCCCAGGTGCTGGGCCGCATCCCCACCGCAGATGAGGCAGTAGTCCAGTCTGCGATCGACGCAGCCCTGGCAGCCCAGCACGACTGGTCCCGCACCCCCTGGTGGGAACGCGCTGCCATCTTCCTGCGCGCCGGAAACCTTGCCGCCGGCAAATACCGTGACGAACTGGTGGCCACCACAATCCTTGGACAGTCCAAGACGTTCCACCAGGCGGAAATCGACGCCGCCAGCGAAGTAGCGGACTTCTTCCGCTACAACGCCCACCTTGCCCAGCAGATCTTCGCTGACCAGCCAGCGTCCCTCCAGGGCGAAGGCAACAGGCTGGACCAGCGCGGCCTGGAAGGCTTCGTCCTGGCCATCACGCCCTTCAACTTCACCGCCATCGGAAGCAACCTGCCCACCACCCCCGCGCTCATGGGTAACACAGTTGTCTGGAAGTGCTCCGAGAAGGCGGCCCTCAGCAATGACGTGCTCATGCGGATGTTCGAGGAAGCAGGCCTTCCGCCGGGTGTCATCAACCTCGTCCACGGCTCGGGCCGTGCCATCTCCGACCAGGCCATGAGCCACCCGGAGTTTGCGGGCCTGAACTTCACGGGTTCCACGGACGTGTTCCGCAGCCTGTGGAAGAAGGCCGGCGACAATATTGAAAACTACCGCTCCTTCCCCCGCCTGGTGGGCGAAACGGGCGGCAAGAACGCCGTTGTGGCGCACCCCAGCGCGGACGCCGATGCCCTGCGCGCGGCCCTGATCCGCAGTAGCTTTGAGTACGGCGGCCAGAAGTGCTCCGCGGCATCACGCACCTACATCCCGCGCAGCATCTGGAACCAGATCAAGGACGAGCTCGTCGAGACCGTCAAGTCGCTCCGCGTGGGCGATCCGGCCGAGCACCAGACGTTCCTCGGTGCCGTCATCGACGAGACGTCCCTGCGCAAGCTGGAGACCGCCATCGAGAAGGCCAAGGCCCTCCCGAGCCACACCCTCCTCGCCGGCGGCAGCGTCCACGCCGAAGAGGGCTGGTTCGTTGAGCCCACGATCTTCGAGACCACCGATCCCCACGCTTTCACCATGAGCGAGGAATTCTTCGGACCCCTCCTGACCGTCTACGTCTACGAGGATGCTGAGTGGGAGTCCGTGCTGGACCTGGTGGACCAGACCAGCAACTACGCCCTGACACTGTCCATCTTTGCCAATGACCGCCGCGCCATCTCGCTCGCCCTGGACAAGCTCCGCAACGCCTCTGGCATGACGTACATCAACGACAAGCCCACGGGCGCGCTCATGGGCCAGGTCTCCTTCGGCGGCGGCCGCGCCTCCGGCACCAATGACAAGACCGGTTCCCGCCTGGCACTGCAGCGCTGGCTCAGCGGCCGCTTCATCCATGAGAACTTCTCGCCGTCCAGCGAATGGCGCCAGCCCTACCTCGCTGACTAA
- a CDS encoding substrate-binding periplasmic protein: MTRNPRTLVRALSAGTAAGSASGCTPAHKDLKTVTPGELTAASYDYAPATILDGDNVTGMEGDLIGEIAKLECLKVTVTTSGGAGAVIPSVQTGRADIGSGGWLRTKERTKIVHLSTPLWTDPQAIVSTKGLASDGLKGKKVGSVAGNLYNNSLQKWLGDNFKIYQDDESIYGDLKACRIDALVASSASAKGRFKDAPIEGAQVIDVKPNPNVPEFAAVGQVMFPSSLDNDTLGKAVDEDIEKLREDGTIKKILEKYGIDPAVGEPGKPSEL, encoded by the coding sequence ATGACACGAAATCCCCGTACACTCGTGCGCGCGCTTTCCGCCGGCACCGCCGCCGGCAGCGCATCCGGCTGCACCCCGGCACACAAAGACCTCAAAACAGTGACGCCTGGCGAGCTCACGGCCGCCAGCTACGACTATGCACCCGCCACGATCCTGGACGGCGACAACGTCACCGGCATGGAGGGTGACCTGATCGGCGAGATCGCCAAACTCGAATGCCTCAAGGTCACGGTAACCACCTCGGGCGGCGCGGGCGCGGTCATCCCGTCCGTGCAGACAGGACGCGCCGACATCGGCTCGGGAGGCTGGCTGCGCACGAAGGAACGGACGAAGATCGTCCACCTGAGCACGCCGCTGTGGACCGATCCCCAGGCGATCGTCTCAACAAAGGGTCTCGCCAGCGACGGCCTTAAGGGCAAGAAGGTCGGCTCGGTTGCCGGCAACCTCTATAACAACAGTTTGCAGAAGTGGCTCGGAGATAACTTCAAGATCTACCAGGACGACGAGTCCATCTACGGAGACCTCAAAGCCTGCCGCATCGATGCCCTTGTGGCATCCTCCGCGTCCGCCAAGGGCCGATTCAAGGACGCCCCCATCGAGGGTGCCCAGGTGATCGACGTCAAACCGAACCCGAATGTCCCCGAGTTCGCTGCGGTCGGCCAGGTCATGTTCCCGTCCAGCCTCGACAACGACACGCTCGGCAAAGCCGTGGACGAGGACATCGAGAAGCTCCGTGAAGACGGCACCATCAAGAAGATCCTCGAAAAGTACGGAATCGACCCCGCCGTCGGCGAGCCGGGCAAACCCAGCGAGCTCTGA
- a CDS encoding aconitase X has translation MGANPIFSCTPYVFPKSPQFGQNILWAESNAIVYANSVMGARTHRHGDFMDVG, from the coding sequence ATGGGTGCCAACCCTATCTTTTCCTGCACGCCCTATGTGTTCCCGAAGTCACCCCAGTTCGGACAAAACATTCTGTGGGCCGAGTCCAACGCAATCGTTTATGCCAATAGCGTGATGGGGGCTCGAACCCACCGTCACGGAGACTTCATGGACGTGGGTTGA
- a CDS encoding proline dehydrogenase family protein: MPNRLLLHVAENKKLEAIATRNRLTRPIVDRYVAGRGLDEAWAATKALNRAGIDVSLDLLGESVHELGQSKAATREYQGAIENIQSQAPGSTVSVKLSQLGIMIDRQECANNLKTLLNAAATHGATVEVDMEHSSVGRDTLAIYKSILADHPNTRVAIQANMRQTPEDLLSFVDIKPRIRLVKGAFDETSSEALCDAEEVTEQYKYLSRWALQHLPDPAFGTHDDTCIDVIKDTARELGLDKRSFEFQMLYGVRRKLQDALVRDGYRVRVYLPYGTQWYPYLMRRMAEKPANLLLFLRSLIGG, from the coding sequence ATGCCGAACAGACTTCTTCTGCATGTCGCAGAAAACAAGAAACTTGAAGCCATCGCCACGCGCAACCGGCTGACCCGTCCCATCGTGGACAGGTACGTTGCCGGCCGCGGACTCGACGAGGCCTGGGCTGCCACGAAGGCTCTCAACCGGGCCGGCATCGACGTCAGCCTTGACCTGCTGGGCGAGTCGGTCCACGAACTGGGGCAGTCAAAGGCAGCCACCAGGGAATACCAGGGGGCCATCGAGAACATTCAGAGCCAGGCTCCCGGCTCCACGGTCTCCGTGAAGCTTTCGCAGCTGGGGATCATGATTGACCGTCAGGAGTGCGCCAACAACCTGAAGACGCTCCTCAACGCTGCCGCAACGCATGGGGCCACCGTGGAGGTGGACATGGAACACAGCTCTGTGGGCAGGGACACGCTCGCTATTTACAAGAGCATCCTTGCTGACCACCCGAACACGCGGGTGGCGATCCAGGCGAACATGCGGCAGACTCCTGAGGATCTGCTGTCGTTCGTCGACATCAAGCCGCGGATCCGGCTGGTCAAGGGAGCGTTCGATGAGACCTCGTCAGAGGCCCTTTGCGATGCAGAAGAGGTCACCGAGCAGTACAAGTACCTTTCCCGCTGGGCACTTCAGCACTTGCCCGATCCGGCCTTCGGTACCCACGACGACACCTGCATCGATGTCATCAAGGACACCGCACGCGAGCTGGGACTGGACAAGCGCTCCTTCGAGTTCCAGATGCTGTACGGGGTCCGGCGGAAGCTGCAGGATGCACTGGTCCGGGATGGATACCGGGTCCGCGTCTACCTGCCCTACGGCACGCAGTGGTATCCGTACCTCATGCGTCGCATGGCCGAGAAGCCGGCCAACCTCCTGCTCTTCCTTCGCTCCCTCATTGGAGGCTGA
- a CDS encoding GntR family transcriptional regulator, which produces MSIQMSSPVTPTLVADQVYEVLENAILTGSLESGSPLRVRDLAAMVGTSVMPVREAIRRLEEAGLASRIPHRGAAVRTFTVAELIHIYDVRTILEVQATKKGAALIGRGDLRQMNSSCRQMQKAVEEGRIVDALDLDEEVLRVLYRASGNPVLVSTIEQLWLQCRPYKVIGATEALAKNDNTLWTPQPALVQALMSGDTAAATTITADSLASALRRLELRLESH; this is translated from the coding sequence ATGAGCATTCAAATGTCCAGCCCAGTCACGCCTACATTGGTGGCTGACCAGGTGTACGAGGTGCTGGAGAATGCAATCCTGACCGGGTCTTTGGAATCGGGGTCCCCCCTTCGGGTCCGGGATCTGGCAGCCATGGTGGGCACCAGCGTCATGCCCGTCCGGGAAGCGATCCGCCGCCTTGAGGAGGCTGGACTGGCCAGCCGCATCCCCCACAGAGGTGCGGCGGTCCGAACGTTCACCGTTGCTGAACTGATCCACATCTACGATGTCCGGACCATCCTTGAAGTCCAGGCAACCAAGAAGGGGGCGGCGCTCATAGGCCGCGGTGACCTGCGGCAGATGAACTCCTCCTGCCGGCAAATGCAGAAGGCCGTCGAGGAAGGCCGGATTGTGGATGCCCTGGACCTCGACGAGGAAGTCCTCAGGGTCCTCTACCGGGCCTCGGGCAATCCAGTCCTGGTCAGCACCATCGAACAGCTCTGGCTCCAGTGCCGGCCCTACAAGGTCATCGGCGCCACGGAAGCCCTTGCCAAGAACGACAACACGCTGTGGACTCCGCAACCCGCACTGGTCCAGGCACTCATGTCCGGCGATACCGCCGCAGCCACCACTATCACCGCGGATTCCCTAGCCAGCGCACTGCGCCGGCTGGAGCTCCGCCTCGAATCCCACTAA
- a CDS encoding FAD-dependent oxidoreductase has translation MESTEYAVVGAGLSGAATAWHLAARGHDVALLERSTPANDAGSSHGSARIFRYAYPEDFYTGLVQEAKAGWDELARLSGKQLITPTGAVDYGAIREPERLAAVLEARGIDHELLSPEEANRRWPQIAFDTQVLWHPDAGVIDAHESVASMVDQAVAHGAELHNNWAVASISGSNGNYTLTSEDGRTLRAANVIVAAGGWLPQLLGSLSLPSSFLAGMPSFEVRQEQAYHFPYADGTDHEASPWPTFIHKRAGWQAYGLPGGRDAGFRGQKVAEYNGGKILPSAAEQDGQINPDNRRRVIEYVEQYLPGLVPEPYAETTCLFTNTPTEDFILDRADGITVLSPCSGHGAKFAPLIGQLAANLATGAGAVPDQFRLAAQAQATAATGVHA, from the coding sequence ATGGAATCAACCGAATACGCCGTCGTCGGTGCTGGGCTGTCCGGAGCTGCCACCGCCTGGCATCTCGCCGCCCGCGGGCACGACGTTGCCCTGCTGGAGCGTTCAACGCCCGCGAATGATGCGGGCAGCTCGCATGGCTCCGCCCGCATCTTCCGGTACGCCTATCCGGAGGACTTCTACACGGGCCTTGTCCAGGAGGCCAAGGCCGGCTGGGATGAACTGGCCCGCCTCAGCGGCAAACAGCTCATCACCCCCACCGGTGCCGTCGACTACGGCGCGATCCGCGAACCGGAGCGCCTGGCCGCCGTGCTGGAAGCACGCGGTATTGACCACGAACTTCTGAGCCCGGAAGAAGCCAACCGCCGGTGGCCCCAAATCGCCTTTGACACCCAGGTCCTGTGGCACCCGGACGCCGGCGTCATCGACGCCCACGAATCCGTCGCCTCAATGGTTGACCAGGCCGTGGCGCACGGCGCGGAACTCCACAACAACTGGGCGGTTGCCTCGATCTCCGGGTCCAACGGGAATTACACCCTGACATCCGAAGACGGGCGCACATTGCGGGCCGCCAACGTGATTGTCGCCGCCGGCGGCTGGCTGCCCCAGCTGCTGGGATCGCTGTCGCTGCCCTCGTCTTTCCTCGCCGGAATGCCTTCCTTCGAGGTGCGGCAGGAACAGGCCTACCACTTCCCCTACGCCGACGGCACGGATCATGAGGCTTCGCCGTGGCCGACGTTCATCCACAAGCGCGCAGGCTGGCAGGCCTACGGCCTGCCAGGCGGACGCGATGCCGGATTCCGCGGGCAGAAGGTCGCCGAATACAACGGCGGAAAGATCCTGCCGTCCGCCGCCGAGCAGGACGGACAAATCAACCCGGACAACCGCCGTCGGGTCATCGAGTACGTGGAACAGTACCTGCCGGGGCTGGTACCGGAACCCTACGCTGAAACCACCTGCCTTTTTACCAACACGCCTACGGAGGATTTCATCCTGGACCGTGCCGACGGCATCACCGTCCTCTCCCCCTGCTCGGGCCACGGTGCGAAGTTTGCCCCGCTGATTGGGCAGCTCGCGGCGAACCTGGCAACGGGCGCAGGCGCCGTCCCGGACCAGTTCCGGCTCGCAGCCCAGGCGCAGGCAACAGCGGCCACCGGAGTCCACGCATGA
- a CDS encoding amino acid ABC transporter permease: MITQLLPAIAQGVGLTLYVTGASLLFGGVIGLVLVGATRSPIGIVRGIATLYINVVRVIPPITWLFLIYFGLPQYALRLSTIQAAIIGFSIIVSAFMAEIYRSGLLSIPEGQREAAHALGLSTITTVRHIITPQAFRVALPAIATYGIGLLKDSALASTIGVREITYYAQQSAKQTHEGLLSFIVAGALYIVISLVIALVSRRVDLTLRKKIGVA; the protein is encoded by the coding sequence ATGATCACCCAACTCTTGCCCGCGATTGCCCAGGGCGTCGGACTGACACTTTACGTCACGGGCGCGTCGCTCCTGTTCGGCGGTGTCATCGGCCTGGTGCTTGTCGGCGCCACCCGCTCACCGATCGGAATCGTCCGGGGCATCGCCACCCTGTACATCAACGTGGTCCGGGTCATCCCGCCGATCACCTGGCTGTTCCTGATCTACTTCGGCCTGCCCCAGTACGCGCTGCGGCTCTCCACGATCCAGGCCGCGATCATAGGCTTCTCCATCATCGTCTCGGCCTTCATGGCCGAAATCTACCGCTCCGGACTGCTCAGCATCCCCGAGGGCCAACGCGAAGCCGCCCACGCGCTCGGGCTGAGCACAATCACCACCGTCAGACACATCATCACCCCGCAAGCGTTCCGTGTCGCGCTGCCCGCGATCGCCACGTACGGCATCGGGCTGCTGAAGGACTCCGCCCTGGCCTCCACGATCGGGGTACGCGAGATCACCTACTACGCCCAGCAGAGCGCGAAGCAGACCCACGAGGGCCTGCTCTCATTCATCGTCGCCGGCGCGCTCTACATCGTGATCAGCCTCGTCATCGCCCTCGTCTCCCGGCGGGTCGACCTCACGCTGCGCAAGAAGATCGGAGTGGCGTGA
- a CDS encoding FAD-dependent oxidoreductase gives MEPLPTRLRGWPTKQSRPGSKDLPAPARSIIETAVRGGAVGDAAQLSAKYALRYLASYIAHEQDNRLYPVNGMQALPRALAANVSARTAIRTGVQVQSVRELDGLLEVSAASDSGQEVLLARHVVMAVPAPLVAGICHNVPQWKRQALRAAETPGSTTFTIAVNIEGLPDFADWSFVSTVGKKFDALINPRPGVLPADGIVRFTCYGNSAGFIPGIESDERLIREWIEDFMEMAPQLRGRIVGAAAATWEHCFSVLSPKRNAALPDLQRSVGNIHFAGDYTSETAGSHGAYQEARRVAETLREDFARRTAMHAAAGSLAAR, from the coding sequence ATGGAACCATTACCGACAAGGCTGCGGGGCTGGCCAACGAAACAGTCGCGGCCAGGCTCGAAGGACCTCCCTGCGCCCGCCCGGAGCATTATTGAGACTGCAGTCCGGGGCGGTGCAGTGGGCGATGCAGCCCAACTGTCGGCGAAGTACGCCCTGCGCTACCTCGCCAGCTACATCGCCCACGAACAGGACAACCGCCTGTACCCTGTGAACGGAATGCAGGCGCTTCCCCGCGCCCTCGCCGCCAACGTCAGTGCCCGGACGGCCATCCGGACCGGCGTCCAAGTCCAGAGCGTGCGTGAGCTGGATGGCCTGCTTGAGGTGAGTGCAGCCAGCGACAGCGGGCAGGAAGTGCTTCTGGCCAGGCACGTCGTGATGGCAGTGCCGGCTCCGCTGGTGGCGGGCATCTGTCATAACGTGCCGCAGTGGAAGCGCCAGGCGCTGCGGGCTGCTGAAACGCCGGGCAGCACGACGTTCACCATCGCCGTCAACATCGAGGGCTTGCCGGACTTTGCGGACTGGTCCTTCGTTTCCACTGTCGGCAAGAAGTTTGACGCCCTCATCAATCCCCGGCCCGGTGTTCTGCCGGCCGACGGAATCGTCAGGTTCACCTGCTACGGCAACTCAGCAGGGTTCATTCCGGGGATCGAAAGCGACGAGAGGCTCATCCGGGAGTGGATCGAGGACTTCATGGAGATGGCTCCCCAGCTTCGAGGCCGGATCGTCGGTGCGGCAGCCGCCACCTGGGAGCACTGCTTCTCCGTACTCTCCCCGAAGCGTAATGCTGCCCTGCCGGATCTTCAGCGCAGTGTGGGGAACATCCACTTCGCAGGGGACTACACCTCGGAAACGGCAGGCTCGCACGGCGCCTACCAGGAAGCCCGCCGGGTGGCAGAGACGCTGCGGGAAGACTTCGCCCGGCGGACGGCCATGCACGCCGCAGCGGGATCATTGGCGGCCCGCTGA
- a CDS encoding LysR family transcriptional regulator translates to MELRQLRYFLVVADELHFGRAAERLHITQPPLTVAVKGLERELGVQLFDRTTRRVTLTAAGQAFKDRIQAAVADLDDAAGDVADVAAGKSGKIRVGFVSSASYTTVPEAIRAFREQRPRIDLVLHPLTSGEQIEQLLDGNLDLGLIRDPGDVPGLNLELLGTEDLVVVLPETHRLAAAAEIRPEDLEGEPMILFPYRLMPGFVARVLRLFESLPTPPIVVQQAIHQETVLGLVAAGLGVSVLPESVQRFQMPGVTTRRFAGRPQTELYVARAFGRSPAVEDFIMCLKGQIPE, encoded by the coding sequence ATGGAACTCCGGCAGCTCCGGTACTTCCTCGTCGTCGCAGACGAGCTGCACTTCGGCCGCGCCGCCGAACGCCTGCACATCACCCAGCCGCCGCTGACCGTCGCCGTCAAGGGACTCGAGCGTGAGCTAGGTGTCCAGCTCTTCGACCGCACCACCCGCCGCGTGACCCTGACGGCGGCCGGTCAGGCGTTCAAGGACCGGATCCAGGCTGCCGTTGCCGACCTTGACGATGCCGCCGGAGACGTTGCCGACGTCGCTGCCGGCAAGAGCGGCAAGATCAGGGTTGGGTTCGTCAGTTCCGCGAGCTACACCACCGTTCCCGAGGCCATCCGGGCTTTCCGCGAGCAGCGCCCACGCATTGACCTTGTACTGCATCCGCTGACCAGCGGGGAGCAGATTGAGCAGCTGCTGGACGGAAACCTCGACCTGGGGCTCATCCGGGATCCGGGCGACGTCCCCGGGCTGAACCTCGAACTTCTGGGCACGGAGGACTTGGTGGTGGTCCTTCCGGAAACACATCGCCTGGCCGCAGCGGCGGAAATCCGTCCCGAGGATCTGGAAGGGGAACCGATGATCCTGTTTCCCTACCGGCTGATGCCCGGCTTCGTGGCGCGGGTCCTCAGACTCTTTGAGTCCCTCCCGACCCCGCCGATCGTGGTCCAGCAGGCCATCCACCAGGAAACGGTCCTCGGCCTTGTCGCCGCGGGCCTGGGGGTATCCGTACTGCCGGAATCGGTGCAGCGGTTCCAGATGCCCGGAGTCACCACCCGCCGCTTTGCAGGGAGGCCGCAGACGGAACTCTACGTTGCGCGCGCCTTTGGCCGTTCCCCCGCCGTCGAGGACTTCATTATGTGCCTCAAGGGGCAGATTCCGGAATAA
- a CDS encoding DUF4386 family protein: MKKVYHSRLEQHQAYDLGDPVRLAAPLLLTGFVIFVVMTLFHPGGPANDHRVIFKEYAASTNWSVIHLGQFVGVGLLVAGLLVLYRALDLRAGAAAWTARLGAVCAATALGLYAVLQAVDGVALKQAVDTWVSAPAAEAEARFASAEVIRWVEWGARSYETLMLGSALILLGIAVALSGKLPKALGYLMALSGVTYLVQAWVLGNAGFTETNTWAILAGYVLVLAWMLWLVVIAWRAKQLTEKTAAL; encoded by the coding sequence ATGAAAAAGGTGTATCACAGCCGCCTTGAGCAGCATCAAGCTTATGACCTAGGCGACCCGGTTCGCCTTGCTGCTCCATTGCTTCTGACTGGATTCGTCATTTTCGTGGTGATGACTCTATTTCACCCTGGTGGGCCCGCCAATGACCACAGGGTCATTTTTAAGGAGTATGCAGCAAGCACTAACTGGAGCGTGATACATCTCGGCCAGTTCGTTGGGGTAGGGCTCCTTGTGGCGGGGCTTCTTGTTCTGTATCGCGCCCTCGATCTCAGGGCCGGAGCGGCAGCTTGGACGGCACGGCTGGGAGCCGTATGTGCCGCAACCGCTCTTGGTCTTTACGCGGTCCTGCAAGCGGTGGACGGAGTTGCGCTTAAGCAGGCGGTTGATACGTGGGTGAGTGCACCAGCAGCCGAAGCGGAGGCGCGGTTCGCTAGTGCCGAAGTAATCCGATGGGTTGAATGGGGTGCCAGGAGTTATGAGACCCTCATGCTTGGCTCCGCTCTAATCCTGCTCGGTATCGCCGTCGCGCTTTCCGGAAAGCTGCCAAAGGCGCTCGGATACCTGATGGCGCTCTCTGGTGTTACCTATCTTGTGCAGGCCTGGGTGCTCGGGAACGCGGGCTTCACTGAAACTAATACCTGGGCGATTTTGGCCGGGTACGTTCTTGTCTTGGCGTGGATGCTCTGGCTTGTGGTGATTGCTTGGCGGGCGAAGCAGCTGACGGAGAAGACGGCGGCCTTATAA
- a CDS encoding allantoate amidohydrolase, with the protein MTRGMGTTPPPSVSAATVTGLLSEIAGTGTDALRGGYTRPVYSTAELDLRHWFIEQVTKRGLTVETDRNGAIWAWWDVPGGDRSNSLVTGSHLDSVPGGGAFDGPLGVASALVAVDILKARLATPTRPLAVVVFPEEEGSRFGVACLGSRLMTGAIDPDKARNLRDPDGSTFADVARANGLDPRFIGRDDKLLGQIGAFVELHVEQGRGLIDLNQPIAIASSILGHGRWRLSVQGQGNHAGTTLMADRHDPMVSASRMVVAIRDTARNQAHARATVGRLQPVPGGTNVIASRVDFWLDVRHPDDAVTAAVVESIHAQAQVIAAEEGCRVELREESLSPTVHFDPGLQKELQRALPQAPVLDTGAGHDAGVLAPFVPTAMVFVRNPSGVSHSPEEHVVDDDAETGAETLADALQGLMA; encoded by the coding sequence ATGACCCGCGGAATGGGGACCACTCCCCCGCCCTCGGTGTCGGCAGCAACGGTGACCGGGCTGCTCTCCGAGATTGCCGGCACCGGCACCGATGCGCTCCGCGGCGGCTACACGCGGCCGGTGTACTCCACCGCCGAACTGGACCTGCGACACTGGTTCATCGAACAGGTCACCAAGCGCGGCCTTACCGTGGAAACGGACCGCAACGGCGCCATCTGGGCCTGGTGGGATGTGCCCGGCGGGGACCGCAGCAACAGCCTGGTCACCGGCAGCCACCTCGACTCGGTGCCCGGGGGCGGCGCCTTCGACGGCCCGCTCGGCGTGGCCTCCGCCCTGGTGGCCGTTGACATCCTCAAGGCGCGCCTGGCCACCCCCACCCGGCCACTCGCCGTCGTGGTTTTCCCGGAGGAGGAGGGCTCCCGGTTCGGCGTCGCGTGCCTGGGCTCGCGGCTGATGACCGGCGCCATCGACCCGGACAAGGCCCGCAACCTGCGGGACCCGGACGGCTCAACCTTCGCCGACGTCGCACGGGCCAACGGCCTGGACCCCCGCTTCATCGGCAGGGACGACAAGCTCCTCGGCCAGATAGGCGCCTTCGTCGAACTGCACGTCGAACAGGGCCGCGGCCTCATCGACCTGAACCAGCCCATCGCGATTGCCTCCTCCATCCTCGGACACGGACGCTGGCGGCTGAGCGTCCAGGGGCAAGGCAACCACGCCGGAACCACGCTGATGGCCGACCGGCACGACCCCATGGTCTCGGCCTCCAGAATGGTGGTGGCCATCCGCGACACCGCCCGGAACCAGGCCCACGCCCGGGCGACCGTCGGACGCCTCCAGCCGGTGCCCGGCGGGACCAACGTCATCGCCTCGCGCGTTGATTTCTGGCTGGACGTCCGGCATCCCGACGACGCCGTGACGGCGGCCGTGGTGGAAAGCATCCATGCACAGGCCCAGGTCATTGCAGCCGAGGAAGGCTGCCGGGTCGAACTCCGCGAAGAGTCGCTGAGCCCCACCGTGCATTTCGATCCCGGCCTGCAGAAAGAGCTGCAGCGGGCCCTGCCGCAGGCCCCTGTGCTGGACACCGGGGCCGGGCACGATGCCGGCGTGCTGGCACCTTTTGTGCCAACTGCCATGGTGTTCGTCCGGAACCCGAGCGGCGTATCGCACTCGCCGGAGGAACACGTCGTGGACGACGACGCCGAGACCGGCGCTGAGACCCTGGCCGACGCCCTGCAGGGGCTCATGGCCTAA